ACCAATCTTCATTGCGAAAATCGCAACAATCCATTAGGCGTTGATGTAAAACAGCCCAAACTCAGCTGGCAATTACAATCATCTCAACAAAATATATTACAAACTGCATTTCGCATTCTTGTTGCAGATGATGAAGCGATATTGAAAAAGAACATCGGGAATGTATGGGATTCGAAACAGATCAAATCTTCAGCTTCAATTCAAGTTGCTTATTCTGGGAAAGCATTGCTGTCCGCTAAAAAATATTTCTGGAAAATACAAGTATGGGATAATAAAGGAAATTTTTCTGCATGGAGCAGTGCAGCTTATTGGCAAATGGGTTTATTGCAAACAAAAGATTGGAGTAACGCTAAATGGATCGGTTATGAAGAGATCAACGATACGGCCATTATTGCTCCACATGTGCATCAGAGCGGCAAAAAAGCATGGGGTCCACGCAAAGATATTCTGCCTGTTCTACGGAAAGAATTTGCTGTTGCAAAAAAAATAAAACAGGCAACTGTGTTCATCTGCGGTCTTGGTCATTTTGAAGTAAGCATCAACGGAAAAAAGATCGGCGATCATTTTCTTGCACCCGGCTGGACGAATTACAGCAAACATGCTCAATATGTAACCTTTGATGTAACGAAGAGTATACAAGAGGGAAAGAATGCTATTGGTGTAATGCTCGGCAATGGGTTTTATTATATCCCTTCTGAACGTTATCGTAAAATGACCGGTGCTTATGGTTATCCCAAACTGATTACAAAAACGGTGATCGAGTTTACTGATGGAACGAAACAGCAGATCATCAGCGATGAAAGCTGGAAGACCGACAAATCGCCCATCATCTACTCAAGCATATTTGGAGGCGAAGATTATGATGCTAATCTTTTTCAACAAGGTTGGAATGAACCGGGCTTTAATGATGCGAAGTGGAAAAAAGTGATCATCACCAAAGGCCCTGCATTACTTGAATCGCAAATGAATGAACCTGTGAAAGTGATGCAACATCTGCCCACTAAAACAAAACGTGAGTTAAAAACAGGCGTCACGTTGTATGATCTTGGACAAAATTTCTCCGGTGTTCCTTCCATTACAGTAAAAGGAAGCAAAGGTGATACGGTTAAATTAATTTGTGGTGAATTGATCAATGCAGACGGAACGGCTAATCAAACAGCAACAGGCAGTCCGTCTTTCTTTAGTTATATCTTAAAAGGCGATGGCGAAGAAAGCTGGCATCCGTTGTTTACATACACCGGCTTCCGTTATGTGGAAGTGCATTGCAAGCCGAAAGAAAATAATCAATTACTTCCGCAAATAATAAAACTGGAAGGATTACATATACGTAATGCAGCGAACACAGTTGGTTCATTCAGTTGTTCAAACGATCTGTTTAACCGCACACATACATTGATCGACTGGGCCATTAAAAGTAATATGGTGAGCGTGTTTACTGATTGTCCGCATAGGGAGAAACTTGGCTGGCTGGAAGAAACACATTTGGTGGGCGCTTCTGTTCATTACAATTATGATGTGGCAGCGTTGAATAAGAAAGTGATCAACGACATGAAGAACGCACAGTATCCAAATGGAAAAATTCCGGAGATCGCTCCTGAGTTTACTGTTTTTACGCCACCGTTTGATGAATCGCCGGAGTGGGGAAGCGCAGCGATCATTTATTCCTGGTATAATTATCAATGGTATGGCGACAAAGAAACGTTGTTGCAATCGTATGATATGATGAAGGCATATGTGCTGTATCTGAAAAGCAAAGCGAATAACAATATTCTTTCGCATGGATTGGGCGATTGGTTTGATATTGGTCCGAAGAAATCAGGTTTTGCACAAATGACAAAGATGGGCATAACAGCGACTGCTACGTTTTATTATGATCTCAACATCATGATCAAAATAGCCACCATGTTGAAGAAGAATGATGATGTGAAATTCTATCAACAATTGGCAGCAGATATAAAAGCAGCTTTCAATAAAACTTTTTTTGATCCAATCAAATTGCAATACGATTCTTCAAGTCAAACCGCCAATGCAATGGCATTGTATATGGGTTTGGTAGAAGAAAAAAACAGTCAGGCTGTTGTTGATGCGTTGATCCGTGAAATTAAAGGCAGGAACAATGCATTAACAGCAGGCGATATCGGTTACCGTTATGTGTTGAAAGCTTTGGAACAAGCCGGAAGAAGTGATGTGATCTTTGATATGAATTATCGTGATGATGTGCCGGGTTATGGCTATCAACTCAAACATGGTGCTACTGCTCTTACCGAAAGCTGGCAGGCGTATGAATCAGTTTCAAATAATCATTTTATGTTGGGACATTTAATGGAATGGTTCTATGCCGGTCTTTCCGGTATCAAACAAACAGAACAGTCTGTAGCTTATAAAGAAATTATGATCAAACCTGAAGTAGTGGGTGATGTAACAAATGCAAAAGCATCATTTGAATCGCCTTATGGTTTAATCAAAAGTGAATGGGTAAAAACAACTTCATCATTTAACTTGCAGCTGCAAATACCTGCCAACAGCACAGCCGTTGTGTATGTTCCTGCAAAGCCAGGACAAACAGTTTTGCAGAATGGAAAGAAAGCAACGGCTGTTTATGCAAATGGAAGAGCAGTCGTGAAGATTGGTTCAGGTAATTATCAATTTAGTGTAGCAAATAACTAATAAAGGATTTTATGAAAGCATTAGTGTGTCAGCAGCCGGGTTCGTTTGAATATGTAGAAAAGGAAAGGCCAGAGATTCAACCCGGTCGTGCTATTTTAAAAGTAAAACGCATTGGTATCTGCGGAACCGATCTGCATGCCTTCGAAGGAACACAACCTTACTTTGCTTATCCACGCATACTCGGTCATGAGTTGGGCTGTGAAATTGTACAGGTTGATGCAGATGCAGGTTTTGAAGTAGGCGAGCATGTAACACTCATCCCATATTTTCATTGCGGCGAATGTATTGCCTGCAGGAATGGTTTGCCTAACTGTTGTGCGGCCATCAATGTATTTGGTGTGCATGTAGATGGCGGTATGATGGAATATATTTCTGTTCCCACATCGGCATTGCTGCATGGCGGCGATATGAGTTTTGATGAACTCGCATTGGTTGAGCCTTTGGCGATCGGTGCACATGGCATTCGCAGGGCAAATGTTCGTGCAGGTGAATTTGTATTGGTGATTGGTGCAGGCCCTATCGGTTTGGGCATTATGGAATTTGGCCGCATAGCAGGTGGACAAGTAATTGCGATGGATGTAAACGATACCCGTTTAAATTTCTGTAAGGATAAATTAAAAGTACAACATACCATCAACCCATTAAATGAAGATATACTGCAACGATTAAAAGAAATTACCAATGGAGATATGCCAACAGTGGTGATTGATGCAACAGGAAATCAAAAAGCGATCAACAGTGCATTTCTATATATGGCGCATGGCGCAAGATATGTGTTGGTGGGTTTGCAGAAGGGAGAATTGATTGTTAGTCATCCTGAATTTCACAAACGGGAGGCAACACTCATGAGCAGCCGCAATGCAACGCAGGAAGATTTTGATCATGTAATGATGTGTATGCGCAATAAACTGGTTGATCCGGCGACTTATATTACACATCGTGTAAAGTTTGATGAAGTGAAAGATAATTTCAAAAGCTGGTTGGATCCAAAGAATGGTGTGATCAAAGCAATGGTGGAACTGTAACTTCGCATAAATTTTCAACAATTAAAAGAAAGGATATATGCAATACAGAACACTCGGTAAAACAGGAATGGATGTATCAGCCATCAGTCTCGGTACATGGCAGGTAGGTGGTAAATGGGGCAGCGCATTTGATGAAAAAAATGCAGATGCCATATTAAATGTAGCAGTCGATAACGGCGTCAATTTTATTGACACGGCCGATGTATACAGCGATGGAGAAAGCGAAAAAGCCATTGGCCATTTTCTCAAAACAAGAAAAGAAAAACTATTTGTTGCAACGAAATGTGGCCGGCAAATTCAGCCGCACGTGAACGAAGGTTATACGCCTGCTGTGTTACGCAAGTATGTGGAAGATAGTTTGAAACGTTTGCAGATTGAAACAATTGATCTGATTCAGTTGCATTGTCCGCCGACAGCAGTCTATTATCGTCCGGAAATTTTTGGCATGTTTGATGAACTTAAGAAAGAAGGAAAGATCCAACATCTTGGTGTGAGTGTGGAGAAAATAGAAGAAGCATTAAAGGCCATTGAGTTCGATAATGTAACAACGGTGCAGATCATCTTCAATATGTTTCGTCAGCGGCCTGCAGAATTATTTTTTGAACAGGCGAAGAAGAAAAACATTGGTGTGATTGTACGGGTGCCATTAGCAAGCGGCCTATTAACGGGAAATTATACTGCACAAACCATATTTGAGAGCGGCGATCATCGACAGTTCAACCGCAACGGTGAAGCGTTTGATAAAGGCGAAACATTTTCAGGTATCGATTATGCAACAGGTTTGCAGGCTGTGGAAGAGTTAAAACAAATTGTTCCTGCAGGTAAATCATTAGCTGCATTGGCGTTGAAATGGATACTGGATTTTGATGCAGTAAGCACAGTTATCCCCGGCGCTTCAAAACCAGAGCAGGTAACACGTAATCTTGAAGCATTGAATGAACCATCGCTCAGCAGCGAGCAGTTGCAACAGGTGCAGGCTGTGTATGAAAAATATATCAAAGCATCTGTGCATCATTTGTGGTAGGATGATGATATCGTCTGACGGATAAAATAAATTGGCACGGATGCACAGAAATCATGGAATAATGAAGTTGAATAAAAATATAGTAATCGTTGTTGCTTTTCTGTTGTTGAGTTTAATTTCATCAGCACAGGTTCGTTCAGTTGTTGATTTCAATATTGGCTGGAAATTCTTTTTAGGTAATGATAGTCTTGCAAGCGAAACAAACTACAACGATGCAAAATGGCGGAGTTTAAACCTGCCGCACGACTGGAGTATTGAAAGCAACTTCTCTTCTTCCTTTCCTGCAACCAACCAGGGCGGTGCATTACCGGGTGGTGTTGGTTGGTATCGTAGAACATTTACCGTTCCTCTTACATCAAAAAACAAAGTAACACGTATTGAATTTGATGGCGTATATAAGAATAGTGAAGTATGGATCAACGGACATTATCTCGGTAAGCGTCCTTACGGTTATATCAACTTCTCTTATAATCTAACTCCTTATTTGATTTACGGTAAGTCAAATGTAATTGTAGTTAAAGTAGATAATAGTTTACAACCCGATTCAAGATGGTATAGCGGCAGTGGTATTTACAGAGATGTGAAATTGGTTACAACAAACAATATATCTATAGCAGAAGCCGGCGTATTTATCACAACACCCGTCATCAATAAAAACAAAGCAACTGTTGCTGTTCAATACAAGGTTTCAAACTCAGGTAATCAAAAAGAAATTGTAAACCTGTACACCGATGTGTATGATGCAGCAGGGAAGAAGATAGCTACATCAAAACATATTGTGCTACGTGCAATACCTGCCGGTGGTTATTCATATGCTGACCAATTGCAAATCAACACGCCCATTCTTTGGTCAACTGCGAAACCTTATTTGTACAAAGCAATTACACGAATTGAAAGCAATGGTCAATTGATCGATGAAGTAAAAACAAACTTTGGTATCCGTTCTTTCCGTTTCGATGCAGCCAACGGTTTCTTCCTCAACGATGAACCACTAAAAATTCAAGGCGTTTGTATGCATCACGATCTTGGTGCATTGGGTGCAGCTTACAATCATGCTGCAGCAAAACGACAGTTGAAGATATTAAAAGAGATGGGTGTGAATGCCATCCGTTTCTCACACAATCCACCGGCAGCAGCTATTCTTGATCTCTGCGATGAAATGGGTTTTTTTGTGCAGGTGGAAGCATTCGATATGTGGAAGAAAAGAAAAAACAGATTCGATTACAATCTCTACTTCGATGAATGGCATGCACGTGATATACAGGCAATGGTGTTGCGTGATCGGAATCATCCTTCTGTTTTTATGTGGAGCATCGGTAACGAAATAAGAGAACAGTTCGACAGCACTGGTACAACCATTGCCAAGCGATTAGTTGATCTTGTAAAAGCGATCGATACAACACGACCCGTTACCTGCGCATTAACCGAAAACTTTCCTGAGAAAAACTTCATCTGGAAATCGGGAGCACTTGATGTGCTCGGATTCAATTATAAGTTGTACGATTATGCAGAATTGCCCAAACGTTTCCCCGGTCAATCATTTGTTGCAACAGAAACAGCATCAGCTTTATCTTCAAGAGGTTCGTACGACATGCCCAGCGATAGTAATCGTCTTTGGCCACCTGATGGTAAAACGCCAACAGTAAAAGGCAATGCAGATATGAGCGTATCGGCATACGATCATGTATATGCCTATTGGGGTTCTTCGCATGAAGCTGCATTATTGGCGGTGAACAAATACAAATTCATGTCGGGCATGTTTGTATGGAGTGGTTTTGATTTTCTTGGCGAACCTGTTCCGTATGCATGGCCTGCACGTAGTTCATATTATGGTATAGTTGATCTGGCTGGTTTTCCAAAAGATGTGTACTATCTCTATCAAAGTGAATGGACTAAAAAACCTGTTCTTCATTTATTCCCGCATTGGAACTGGAACAAAGCTGATACCGTTGATGTATGGGCTTATTATAACAATGCCGATGAAGTGGAATTATTTCTCAACGGTAAATCATTAGGCAGCAAAAGCAAGACAACCGATGTCTTACATATTAAGTGGCGTGTGCCTTATCAACCGGGCGTGTTAAAAGCTATATCAAAGAAGAACGGAAAAGCAATACTTACTAAAGAGATCAGAACTGCTGGCGCACCTGCTAAAATTCAACTTATTGCAGATCGAACTAACTTAAAGGCCAATGGAAAAGATCTCTCTTTTATTACTGCAAGGCTGTTAGATAAAGATGGAAATATTGTTCCCGGTGCTGATCAACTTATTGAATTTTCTGTTAGCGGTCCGGCTTTTGTAGCTGGCACAGATAACGGCTACCCGGCCGATAGCAGCTCTCTCAAAAACCACAAACGTACAACCTGGAAAGGTATGGCATTGGCGATCATACAATCGCAAGGAAAAAAGGGAAATATTACAGTTACTGCAAAATCAGCTGGATTAAAGTTGTCTGTTATTTCAATAAAAAGCGAGTAATAACAACAGCATATGGGTTACGGGAACGATTGCGTAATTTTTGGGTGAATAGTAAAATGTTCCATCTTAATAGCAAAACCTTACATTTTTAAGGCTGGTAGCAAATGTACCTTTAGTTCGTGAATGACATGATTGGATCTGGTCCAAAAACATTCATCTAAAACGATTAAATGCTGTAGAATGAAAAGAAACTTGCTTGCATATAATAATTATTATAAACTGATCGGTAGCATTTCTCCATCGCTCCGTTTATTTTCTGCAAACAAAATCCTCATTCTTTTTATTTCTTTTTTAATAGCAGCAGTTGTAAATGCACAGGAAAATAAAACACCTGACCCTGCTTATATTAAAGTGATCACAGAACGTTCTGCCAAGATCGTTAACACACTTTCCATTAAAGATTCTGTACAGTATAAAAATGCATTAGCTGTACTTGTAAATCAGTATAACAGTATTAATAATATACACGAAGAAACTAAACTCGCTTTAGCAGCAATTAAACAGCAATCGATCACCGCTCAGGAATCTGCTCTTCAGGTACAAAAGCAGGAAGAGAAAAAAGTAGCGCAGCTTCAGCAACTGCACAACTCTTTTCTTGCCGGGTTACAAAAGGTTATTTCTGAAGAGCAGATTGAGCTGGTGAAAAATGCTATGACTTACAATGTGCTGCATGTTACTTACACTGCATACCTCGACATGATCCCCACCCTGAAAGAAGACCAAAAAAAGAAAATCTATGATTGGCTGATAGAGGCAAGAGAACTGGCCATGGACGGAGAATCATCAGATAAAAAACACGCCATCTTTGGTAAGTACAAAGGCCGCATCAATAATTATCTTTCTGCTGCAGGTTACGATCTTACTAAAGAAAGAGAAGAATGGCAGAAAAGAATAAAAGCAAAAAACGAGTCTTCTAAATAAACAACTACTGATCATTATCATTCAACCCCAAAAGCAAAATGCCATATAACATGAAGTATTTGCGACAACCAAAACTGATGTTGCTGACTGTCTTTTCATTTCTGACAGTTGCCCTGTTTGCGCAGGAAGTTACCGTAAGCGGAACAGTAACAAATAAAGAAAACAATCAACCCTTAGAAGGTGTATCTGTGAGAGTGAAGAATTCTACTGCAGGTACAACTACAAACAGTCTTGGCCAGTTTACAATTAAAGCCCCGTCTTCAGAATCCATCCTTACGTTTTCATATGTAGGTTTTGGCATTTTTGAACGCAAAGCCGGAACGTCTGGTTCAATTACAATTGAACTCGAAAGAAAGGAAGACCGCATGGAAGAAGTGGTTGTTATTGGTTACGGAACCAAAAAAAGAGTAAATGTTCAAGGAGCTGTTTCTACAATTAAAGCAGCGGAAATAGAAGATATACCTGTTGCAAATTTGCCATCGGCTTTGGTTAACAGGGTACCTGGTGTTGGAGTGAATTTTAGTTCGGGCAAGCCTGGCTCTACAACAACGCTTAATCTCCGTAACTCAACAACTGCTCCTGCCAGTTTCCCTGGGGGAGCAGGTGGTGTAACCAGTCAACCTTTAATTGTTATTGATGGAATCATTTCCAACCCTGCGCAATGGTCTCAATCAAGTAATGCCGATTTCTTCGAGAACCTGGATGCAAGCCAGATCGAGGATATCACATTTCTGAAAGATGCGTCAGCAGCAATTTATGGTGCAGCGGGTGCTAAAGGTGTGGTGTTGATTACGACAAAAAGAGGTAAAGCAGGAAAACCTAAAATTTCTTATTCAGGCTATTTCGGCGTATCAACCCCAGCTACAAATCCCCAAACGCTTACGGCTTATGAGCATGCTAAATTTTTAAATGATGGATTTATCTTAACAGGTGCTCCGTTAAATCAGCGCTTTTCTCAGGCAGATCTGGATTCATTAAAAGGTCTTGAGGATAAATCGTGGTTCGATTATTTCTGGAAAAATGGTAAAGTGCAGAGACATACTATGACGGTTTCCGGCGGTACTGATAAGATTACATTTTTTGCAGGTGGAAGTTATTATAACGAGAAAGGTAACTATGGCACTGTTGCAACTAACAAATACAGTCTTCGTGCAGGAATGAATGCAAAGATCATTGACGGGCTTACTGCCGACGTTACATTTGCTACCGATTTTAACCGTGAACAAAGTAATAATCACTCAAGTGGAAGTTCCGAAACGGATGATCAAACTATACGCCCTTTATACTTAACTCCGAAATGGGTGCCGGTAATTTTAGGCGACAAATTAGTTGGATTTCAGGGTGCCAATAATACATCTCCTCAAAATCAGAATTGGAGTTTCTTAGGAGTGCATAGGTCTGGGTCTTACAGGGACAACAGATCTCAGGGGCTTGCGGTAAATGCCTCCTTAGAATACAAGCCAAAATTTTTAAAGGGTTTAACTGCAAGGGTACAATTTGGCCAAAATAACAGGAATGCACTCGCTAAAGGATATTTCGCATCTTATCAGGTAGCGAATCTTCAGCGAAGAGGTCAAAATAGTTTATTTTACTCCGATCAGTTGGTTGTTGGCGCAAATCCTACGGTGCGTATTGCCAACAACGACCAAATCCAGGAAGGAACTACCATCTCAAACAGCAATCAATTTTTTACAACACTTTCGTACGGTAAAAAAATCAAGGATCATGATTTTGATGTGATGGTTGGTTTTGACCAAAGTCAATCGGAAGGGCGTAACGTTCTTTTAAACAAAGTGACACAAATTGTTGCCGGAGTAGATGAGTTTTGGGCATTCAGCAATGATCCTACTGCGCTTGGCAGTATAAATGAAGTAGTAAGGCCTACTCAGGCTTTTATCACGGCAAAACGTTCTTATATCAGCCGTGCAAATTATTCTTTTCAAAACAAATATTTCTTTGAATTTGTAGGCCGTGCTGATGCATCGGTAAACTTTTTGCCCGACACCCGTTGGGGCTTCTTTCCTTCAATAGGATTGGGGTGGAAAATAAGTGATGAGAGTTTTTTCAGAAATATTGAGTTTATAAATAACCTCAAAATTAGAGCAACTTATGGATTAGTAGGTGAAGACAGGATTGGTGCCCGTTTATATGAATCACGTTTTTCACAAACTACAGGTATACTGTTTGGTAATACTGCGACAAGCGGACTTGATCCAAGTATTTATCCTAATCCGTTACTTACATGGGAGAAAGCAAGAACACTCAATGTGGGTTTTGATGCTGCTATTCTTAATAACAAAGTCACTATTACCGCAGAATTTTATCAGCGTTATACTTATGATGGTTATGATACTTATTCAGCCAGCGTATTTCCTCCAACTGCCGGCATACCTCCACCAGTTGTTAACTATTATAAACAATTAAGCTGGGGTTCTGAATTTGCAGTTGGTTACCGTACAAAATTTGGAAAAGATTGGGGCTTTAACCTGGATGCGAACTTTGGCTTTAGTAATAGCCAGTTAATGCAATCATTTTATAACGAAAGCCTTCTTGGACAGTTTGGTAACGATCAGTTAGGTATCTTGGTTGGCCGTGACCCACGCAGATACAACGGCAGTAACATTGGCTACATCGCAAAGGGTATTTTAAGAACACAGGCCGATGTTGATGCTATTCTTTCAAAGAATCCGAATTACCTTATTGGCGGAGTTAAGCCACAAGTTGGTTTTATGGATTTTGAAGACATTAACGGCGACGGTCAAATTACAGAAGCAGGGGATGCTACCTTGATGTTCGACAGAACTACACCAATTATCGGCTTCGGTATTACATTCGGATTTACATACAAAACTTTCAGGTTATCGACCAATATGAATCTTTCTATCGGTGGTAAACGTTTCTATGATTCCGACGCAAGACTTGCACCAACTACCGTGCGTAATGCACCTAAATTCTGGGCAGATCATTGGACACCGGAAAACCCAAATGGGAAATTCCCGAGAGCAGATGCGCCACTTGCAACTGCAAACTCAACTTTCTGGGCAGTAAGTGGTACACAAAGCCGGATAAATAACATGGTTTTGTCTTACCAGTTACCTAAAAACATTTCTGGCAAAATAGGTATACCTGACGTGAGAGTTATGCTTACAGGTACTAATCTTTGGAACATAATAAACCCATTAAAATATAAAGATCCGTATACATCCAACTTTGGTACTTATCCAACATTGAGAACAATTTCTCTTGGTATCAATGCAAGTTTATAAGTCGAAATTTCTAAAAAAAATATTATGCGATATATACATAATACAGGGAAAAAAATTGTTATCTCAGCTTTGGCTTTATTGACTTTCTTTTCTGCCTGTAAAAAAAATTCAGAATTTTTTGATATAAAAGACCCGCAAGGAATTGACTCCAGAATTTGGAGCGACGAAGGTGCTGTGGGGTTGTTTCTAAACAGAACATATGGTTTAGTGATGCCGCAATGGCCTACGGGCGGCATTCACGTTACTTCCGATGAATCGAACAACGCTACGACAACGTTTTTATATGGTACCCTGGTAGAAAACTCCGTTCAGGATATAGGAACAGGGAACACTATTACTACCAACCGCTATTTTGATATCCGGCGTTGTAATATTGCTATCGAAGGTCTTAACTCTACCAGTACTTTACCTGAAGCCACAAGGAAAACGTTAAAAGGCCAGTTTTTCTTTTTACGTGCGTTCGTTTACTTCAGGTTAGTTAGCTTGTATGGCGGTGTACCATTGGTGTTGAAATCACAAACACTTGAAGATGAACTAAACGTTCCCCGTGCTAAAACCAGTGAATGTATTGCTGCCATTGTAAAAGATCTTGATTCTGCGACAGCATATCTTCCAGCTGCTTGGGGCACAGCCGAAAAAGGAAGGATAACCAGGGCTGCTTCGTCAGCTATGAAAGGAAAGGTGTTGATGTATTGGGCAAGCCCGCAGTTTAACCCTACAAATATTGTATCACGTTGGGAAGATGCATACCAGGCAAATCTTGCGGCATATAACCAATGCATTGCAGACGGTATTTCGTTGTTTCCAACCTATGCAAATATTTTTACTGTAGAAGACAATGTTGAGGTGCTATTGGTAAGAAAGTACAGTGCGGCGAGAGACGTAGGC
The DNA window shown above is from Lacibacter sp. H375 and carries:
- a CDS encoding SusC/RagA family TonB-linked outer membrane protein, with the translated sequence MKYLRQPKLMLLTVFSFLTVALFAQEVTVSGTVTNKENNQPLEGVSVRVKNSTAGTTTNSLGQFTIKAPSSESILTFSYVGFGIFERKAGTSGSITIELERKEDRMEEVVVIGYGTKKRVNVQGAVSTIKAAEIEDIPVANLPSALVNRVPGVGVNFSSGKPGSTTTLNLRNSTTAPASFPGGAGGVTSQPLIVIDGIISNPAQWSQSSNADFFENLDASQIEDITFLKDASAAIYGAAGAKGVVLITTKRGKAGKPKISYSGYFGVSTPATNPQTLTAYEHAKFLNDGFILTGAPLNQRFSQADLDSLKGLEDKSWFDYFWKNGKVQRHTMTVSGGTDKITFFAGGSYYNEKGNYGTVATNKYSLRAGMNAKIIDGLTADVTFATDFNREQSNNHSSGSSETDDQTIRPLYLTPKWVPVILGDKLVGFQGANNTSPQNQNWSFLGVHRSGSYRDNRSQGLAVNASLEYKPKFLKGLTARVQFGQNNRNALAKGYFASYQVANLQRRGQNSLFYSDQLVVGANPTVRIANNDQIQEGTTISNSNQFFTTLSYGKKIKDHDFDVMVGFDQSQSEGRNVLLNKVTQIVAGVDEFWAFSNDPTALGSINEVVRPTQAFITAKRSYISRANYSFQNKYFFEFVGRADASVNFLPDTRWGFFPSIGLGWKISDESFFRNIEFINNLKIRATYGLVGEDRIGARLYESRFSQTTGILFGNTATSGLDPSIYPNPLLTWEKARTLNVGFDAAILNNKVTITAEFYQRYTYDGYDTYSASVFPPTAGIPPPVVNYYKQLSWGSEFAVGYRTKFGKDWGFNLDANFGFSNSQLMQSFYNESLLGQFGNDQLGILVGRDPRRYNGSNIGYIAKGILRTQADVDAILSKNPNYLIGGVKPQVGFMDFEDINGDGQITEAGDATLMFDRTTPIIGFGITFGFTYKTFRLSTNMNLSIGGKRFYDSDARLAPTTVRNAPKFWADHWTPENPNGKFPRADAPLATANSTFWAVSGTQSRINNMVLSYQLPKNISGKIGIPDVRVMLTGTNLWNIINPLKYKDPYTSNFGTYPTLRTISLGINASL